From a region of the Syngnathoides biaculeatus isolate LvHL_M chromosome 2, ASM1980259v1, whole genome shotgun sequence genome:
- the LOC133506305 gene encoding epithelial cell-transforming sequence 2 oncogene-like, with protein MEKKMNSHTLFSCWTPLSNHVENMQLFDERTSLVLHWFDLWTDRQRKHMLHSLLTRCTKSQLRYCRDLLTEKLPLTQVDFTAVLPRFLSLYIMSFLPPLDLCSAAQVSWHWRVLSEQDCLWAGRCIRQGWFLPYTPGEKEFGAWKNHFISSLHKLDWLTPREAPQRYWRFNQLCEEAEEEEEEEEEKLKESRIRQMIRAKIQEEKRKALITRKAWSSSTKLGPSGSRTMQSQTSILETVFRTSGSPGVSLSTSGGLTLEENMRCSLSSVSGPLSKYISRPAPLQSSSINTLPATCLLLVSNRIPAYELVLCGVKADVIVILYDHRGTLSALLCQVDGAVSGRTFQRLGLLAPGGTEEIHLFHNSCLSDRTLLIPAHRNFWEKLSMLVVPAEQGGGIDIFSPCAASTAGVAFMQKLAAITGLKVSAPMGLATGSFQNILSDWSDGSISAIRLCDPQPGGPALHYISEPVLQSWCRQVQWMEEALGEMKACLEFRFQQVGLQACGRALGHSLWERVRLEDLSLPEDISMALTEGLTILTKQEEMRPFEFLAGFLMKWSDEKEAREETQLSNGSLISGHPQVHLDWRGVIVRELQLSEFLYISRLSALVKAYQEPLTAALNSNRAILSFADMHVVLSPVAQILDLNRAFKADLDARLQQWGAEQCVGDVCMKLCTQLRVYTNYLNNYTTALSTIDKCRDEKPAFRAFLKRTDRTLATHMLSLQELLLCPVWRIQEYTTLLQALTLHTHDSHPDHTHLSSALNTMQRYTKFIQNLKRNCERDRLLEETQHRIQGCPRLREGNRQLITSQEAALLYSPNEHIPESLRTYEHVADVCLFLFTDILVLTRRQKQHTPFTVLHRSTHTFLACVALANLTVRRIVHSRYVEHAFILEGPSCSWICATERDEQMKHFLCVLSNATQITLTAT; from the exons ATGGAGAAAAAGATGAACTCTCACACTCTGTTCAGCTGCTGGACGCCGTTGAGCAACCACGTCGAGAACATGCAG TTATTTGATGAGAGGACCAGCTTAGTGCTCCACTGGTTTGATCTGTGGACTGACCGACAGAGGAAACACATGCTCCATTCTCTTCTGACGCGATGCACCAAGTCTCAGCTCAG GTACTGTAGAGATCTGCTGACCGAAAAACTTCCATTGACCCAAGTGGATTTCACAGCGGTGTTACCTCGTTTCCTGTCACTTTACATCATGTCCTTCCTTCCCCCTCTGGATCTTTGCTCTGCTGCACAAGTCAGCTGGCACTGGAGGGTTCTATCTGAACAG GACTGTCTCTGGGCCGGGCGCTGCATACGGCAAGGTTGGTTTCTTCCCTATACACCTGGAGAAAAAGAGTTTGGCGCTTGGAAGAACCACTTCATCTCTTCTCTCCATAAACTGGACTGGCTGACTCCTCGTGAGGCGCCACAGCGGTACTGGAGATTTAACCAACTGTGTGAagaggcagaagaagaagaagaagaagaagaggaaaaactaAAAGAGAGCAGAATCAGGCAGATGATCAGAGCGAAGATTCAAGAGGAGAAGA GAAAAGCACTGATAACAAGGAAAGCCTGGAGCAGCAGTACAAAGTTGGGGCCATCTGGAAGTCGGACCATGCAAAGCCAAACAAGCATCCTTGAGACAGTATTCAGGACCTCTGGATCTCCTGGCGTGAGTTTGAGCACAAGCGGTGGTCTGACCTTGGAGGAAAACATGAGGTGCAGCTTGAGCAG cgTTAGTGGTCCACTTTCTAAGTACATCTCCAGACCTGCGCCACTACAATCCTCCAGCATCAACACACTTCCTGCAACGTGCTTGCTGTTGGTCTCGAACAGAATTCCTGCTTACGAG CTGGTGCTGTGCGGCGTCAAGGCCGATGTAATTGTGATCCTCTACGACCACCGAGGGACTCTGTCGGCACTGCTGTGCCAGGTGGATGGCGCCGTTTCTGGACGCACCTTTCAAAGGCTCGGCCTGTTGGCACCAGGAGGAACAGAGGAAATCCACCTGTTTCACA ACAGCTGTTTATCAGACAGAACCCTTCTGATTCCAGCCCACCGGAATTTCTGGGAAAAACTGTCCATGCTAGTTGTCCCTGCTGAGCAAGGCGGTGGGATTGACATTTTCTCGCCATGTGCGGCATCAA CTGCAGGTGTGGCGTTCATGCAGAAGCTCGCAGCTATTACAGGGCTGAAGGTTTCGGCACCAATGGGTCTCGCGACTGGAAGTTTTCAAAATA TCCTTAGTGATTGGTCTGATGGTAGTATCAGTGCCATCAGGCTCTGCGACCCCCAACCGGGAGGACCGGCGCTTCATTACATCAGTGAGCCAGTCCTGCAGAGCTGGTGCAGACAGGTCCAGTGGATGGAGGAAGCACTCGGGGAGATGAAAGCGTGTCTGGAGTTCCGGTTTCAGCAGGTTGGCCTTCAAGCCTGCGGCAGAGCTCTAG GTCATTCGTTGTGGGAGAGAGTCCGTCTTGAGGATCTATCTTTGCCAGAAGACATAAGCATGGCTCTTACTGAGGGACTCACTATTCTCACCAAGCAGGAAGAG ATGAGACCCTTTGAGTTTCTCGCTGGCTTTCTGATGAAATGGAGTGATGAGAAGGAGGCCAGAGAGGAGACACAATTGTCTAACGGATCTCTGATTTCGGGGCATCCCCAG GTGCACTTAGACTGGAGAGGCGTCATCGTCAGAGAGTTGCAACTCAGCGAATTTCTATACATCAGCAGACTGAGTGCTCTTGTGAAG GCATACCAGGAGCCTCTCACGGCAGCCCTCAATTCCAACAGAGCCATTCTCAGCTTTGCTGACATGCATGTTGTGCTGAGCCCCGTTGCGCAAATTCTGGACCTCAACAG GGCATTCAAGGCAGATTTAGATGCCAGACTGCAGCAGTGGGGAGCAGAGCAGTGTGTTGGCGATGTGTGCATGAAATTGTGCACACAGCTCAGAGTTTACACAAACTACCTCAACAATTACACAACTGCTCTAAGTACCATTGACAAG TGCAGGGATGAGAAGCCAGCATTTCGAGCTTTCTTGAAGAGAACTGACAGAACACTTGCAACACACATGCTTAG TTTACAGGAGCTCCTGCTGTGTCCAGTGTGGAGAATCCAGGAGTACACGACTCTGCTGCAAGCTCTGACTTTGCATACGCATGACAGTCACCCTGATCACACACACCTCTCCTCAGCCCTTAACACCATGCAGCGATACACAAAGTTTATCCAAAAT CTGAAGCGCAACTGTGAAAGAGACCGGCTGTTGGAGGAAACCCAGCATAGGATCCAAGGCTGTCCG AGGCTCAGAGAGGGAAACCGTCAGCTGATAACCAGTCAGGAAGCTGCTTTGCTATACAGCCCGAATGAGCATATACCAGAGTCTCTCAG GACCTACGAGCATGTGGCAGACGTCTGCCTCTTCCTGTTCACTGATATTTTGGTGTTGACGCGGAGGCAAAAGCAACACACACCTTTCACAGTATTGCACAGAAGCACACACACGTtcctcgcctgtgtggcgcTCGCCAATCTGACCGTGCGCAGGATCGTGCACTCACGTT ATGTGGAGCATGCCTTCATCCTGGAGGGGCCTTCATGCTCTTGGATTTGTGCCACAGAGCGAGACGAGCAGATGAAGCACTTCCTGTGCGTGCTGAGCAATGCCACACAAATAACGCTAACAGCCACATGA